The Salmonirosea aquatica DNA window TCCGGAAAATTCACGCATTACCGCATGATGACCGGGATAGCAATTCCATCAGCAATAATTACATTCTGACCGTCATCGAAGACCGTACAGGCGCATTCTGGGTCGGGACCAACGGTGGCGGGCTGAACCTGATGGACCGGAAAACGGGGAAATTCGCACATTTCCTGCCATGGAGCATTGTCACACAGCTGGTAGAGGATGCGGCGGGCACCTTATGGGTGGCTTCCACCGCAGGCTGCACTACTACGACCGGAAACGCGGCGTTTTCATAGCCTTCACAGACCAAGCTCGGGCAAGCCGCTTCC harbors:
- a CDS encoding two-component regulator propeller domain-containing protein, whose product is MGAHRRGSGQTGYPFRKIHALPHDDRDSNSISNNYILTVIEDRTGAFWVGTNGGGLNLMDRKTGKFAHFLPWSIVTQLVEDAAGTLWVASTAGCTTTTGNAAFS